In Passer domesticus isolate bPasDom1 chromosome 1, bPasDom1.hap1, whole genome shotgun sequence, one DNA window encodes the following:
- the NFE2L3 gene encoding nuclear factor erythroid 2-related factor 3 isoform X2, whose amino-acid sequence MKMGNVYMEVMGSRVAITLQDVDLKSCRGALDDCCPPPGEDQLELQEEEEKDKNQSNSNHVDSLLSLEGYLQLLSSQVENMLEVNLLEDTQIATSSRGQDPSSSHHNINLTQTLQNSFSPPDAMLLRTDYPTPLNPKPRHLQRQEFFPQSNSDITNPESQFHGSNLTGLFSAADLRNLTAHDDNFDEIKLMSLALEEGFSPIEVSQIFEEPGSDSGLPLNSNHSTTSYSVCCEDSVGYSYSSGVKSAPSHGLGAVAGHCQENIKHSHVEYPGVAQGPTEAMLQQFLHNHTYNQLPSQAAFTPEHHQQMWMKKSNEVKERYHNSTATNRSRDEWRAKALRIPFSVEEIVSMSVESFNTMLAKNQLTETQVSLLRDIRRRGKNKVAAQKCRKRKLNAILNLEEDVCNLQTQKESLKKEHSQCSKLINQIKQKLNNLYHDIFSRLRDDQGRPVNPCQYVIHCSSNGGVFIIPKHLAKSEQKQDNRKEQKQK is encoded by the exons GATGTTGACTTGAAATCATGTCGGGGAGCTTTAGATGACTGCTGTCCACCTCCAGGAGAGGATCAGCTGGAACTGCaagaagaagaggagaaagacaaaaatcaa AGCAACAGCAACCATGTAGATTCCCTTCTCTCCTTGGAGGGCTATTTACAGCTTCTGTCATCACAGGTGGAGAACATGCTAGAG GTGAACTTACTGGAGGATACACAAATTGCTACCTCTAGTAGAGGCCAAGACCCATCATCCTCACACCACAATATAAACTTGACCCAGACACTTCAGAACAGTTTCAGTCCTCCTGATGCCATGCTACTAAGAACAGACTACCCCACTCCATTAAATCCAAAACCAAGACACTTACAAAGGCAAGAGTTTTTCCCTCAATCAAACTCTGACATCACAAATCCAGAATCACAATTTCATGGGTCAAATTTGACAGGGCTGTTTTCGGCTGCTGACCTTAGAAATCTAACAGCCCATGATGATAATTTTGATGAAATTAAGCTCATGTCTTTGGCTTTAGAAGAAGGCTTTAGTCCTATAGAAGTTTCTCAGATCTTTGAAGAGCCTGGCTCAGATTCGGGACTACCTTTGAATTCAAATCACAGCACCACCTCCTATTCAGTCTGCTGTGAAGATTCTGTTGGGTACAGCTACAGCAGCGGTGTTAAATCTGCTCCTTCGCACGGCTTAGGAGCTGTTGCTGGCCACTGCCAAGAAAACATTAAGCACAGCCATGTGGAATATCCAGGTGTTGCACAGGGTCCTACAGAAGCCATGCTTCAGCAGTTTCTTCATAATCACACTTACAATCAGCTGCCAAGTCAAGCAGCATTCACTCCAGAGCATCACCAACAGATGTGGATGAAGAAATCAAACGAAGTAAAGGAGAGGTACCACAATTCTACTGCTACAAACCGGAGCAGAGATGAATGGCGTGCAAAAGCTCTGAGAATACCATTTTCAGTCGAGGAAATTGTGAGCATGTCCGTTGAGTCTTTCAACACCATGCTGGCAAAGAACCAGCTGACAGAAACTCAGGTATCACTTTTACGTGACATCAGACGAAGAGGAAAAAACAAGGTAGCCGCCCAGAAATGTCGTAAACGCAAACTGAATGCAATTCTTAACTTGGAAGAAGATGTGTGTAATCTCCAAACACAAAAGGAGAGCCTTAAAAAGGAGCACTCTCAGTGTAGCAAATTAATCAACCAgataaagcaaaaattaaacaaCTTGTACCATGACATTTTCAGCAGACTGAGGGATGACCAGGGTAGACCTGTTAACCCATGCCAGTATGTCATTCACTGCAGTAGCAATGGTGGCGTTTTCATAATACCCAAGCACTTGGCCAAATCTGAACAGAAACAAGATAACagaaaagagcagaaacaaaaGTAA
- the NFE2L3 gene encoding nuclear factor erythroid 2-related factor 3 isoform X1, which yields MAEDVDLKSCRGALDDCCPPPGEDQLELQEEEEKDKNQSNSNHVDSLLSLEGYLQLLSSQVENMLEVNLLEDTQIATSSRGQDPSSSHHNINLTQTLQNSFSPPDAMLLRTDYPTPLNPKPRHLQRQEFFPQSNSDITNPESQFHGSNLTGLFSAADLRNLTAHDDNFDEIKLMSLALEEGFSPIEVSQIFEEPGSDSGLPLNSNHSTTSYSVCCEDSVGYSYSSGVKSAPSHGLGAVAGHCQENIKHSHVEYPGVAQGPTEAMLQQFLHNHTYNQLPSQAAFTPEHHQQMWMKKSNEVKERYHNSTATNRSRDEWRAKALRIPFSVEEIVSMSVESFNTMLAKNQLTETQVSLLRDIRRRGKNKVAAQKCRKRKLNAILNLEEDVCNLQTQKESLKKEHSQCSKLINQIKQKLNNLYHDIFSRLRDDQGRPVNPCQYVIHCSSNGGVFIIPKHLAKSEQKQDNRKEQKQK from the exons GATGTTGACTTGAAATCATGTCGGGGAGCTTTAGATGACTGCTGTCCACCTCCAGGAGAGGATCAGCTGGAACTGCaagaagaagaggagaaagacaaaaatcaa AGCAACAGCAACCATGTAGATTCCCTTCTCTCCTTGGAGGGCTATTTACAGCTTCTGTCATCACAGGTGGAGAACATGCTAGAG GTGAACTTACTGGAGGATACACAAATTGCTACCTCTAGTAGAGGCCAAGACCCATCATCCTCACACCACAATATAAACTTGACCCAGACACTTCAGAACAGTTTCAGTCCTCCTGATGCCATGCTACTAAGAACAGACTACCCCACTCCATTAAATCCAAAACCAAGACACTTACAAAGGCAAGAGTTTTTCCCTCAATCAAACTCTGACATCACAAATCCAGAATCACAATTTCATGGGTCAAATTTGACAGGGCTGTTTTCGGCTGCTGACCTTAGAAATCTAACAGCCCATGATGATAATTTTGATGAAATTAAGCTCATGTCTTTGGCTTTAGAAGAAGGCTTTAGTCCTATAGAAGTTTCTCAGATCTTTGAAGAGCCTGGCTCAGATTCGGGACTACCTTTGAATTCAAATCACAGCACCACCTCCTATTCAGTCTGCTGTGAAGATTCTGTTGGGTACAGCTACAGCAGCGGTGTTAAATCTGCTCCTTCGCACGGCTTAGGAGCTGTTGCTGGCCACTGCCAAGAAAACATTAAGCACAGCCATGTGGAATATCCAGGTGTTGCACAGGGTCCTACAGAAGCCATGCTTCAGCAGTTTCTTCATAATCACACTTACAATCAGCTGCCAAGTCAAGCAGCATTCACTCCAGAGCATCACCAACAGATGTGGATGAAGAAATCAAACGAAGTAAAGGAGAGGTACCACAATTCTACTGCTACAAACCGGAGCAGAGATGAATGGCGTGCAAAAGCTCTGAGAATACCATTTTCAGTCGAGGAAATTGTGAGCATGTCCGTTGAGTCTTTCAACACCATGCTGGCAAAGAACCAGCTGACAGAAACTCAGGTATCACTTTTACGTGACATCAGACGAAGAGGAAAAAACAAGGTAGCCGCCCAGAAATGTCGTAAACGCAAACTGAATGCAATTCTTAACTTGGAAGAAGATGTGTGTAATCTCCAAACACAAAAGGAGAGCCTTAAAAAGGAGCACTCTCAGTGTAGCAAATTAATCAACCAgataaagcaaaaattaaacaaCTTGTACCATGACATTTTCAGCAGACTGAGGGATGACCAGGGTAGACCTGTTAACCCATGCCAGTATGTCATTCACTGCAGTAGCAATGGTGGCGTTTTCATAATACCCAAGCACTTGGCCAAATCTGAACAGAAACAAGATAACagaaaagagcagaaacaaaaGTAA